The DNA segment AAATCGGCTGGGTTGTTGGCCACTGTGCGTGATGGCGATCTGCTGGAAATTATTCAGTAAGTCCAGTGCTTTGCGGGTTTGTTGCTGCATCAGCTCGGTCGACTCTTGTATTGCGGCTAATTGTCCCTGCCAAGCACCGTGTGTTACCGATTCGGGTAACGGGGCGGCGACTAAATCTTTTAGGCGGGAGGTTAGAAAACGGTTGGCAGTCATGCTGATCCCGAGCGGTGTATTCAGCTCATGGGCCATACCGGCCACTAAGGCGCCCAAGGAAGCCATTTTCTCTGATTCAATTAACGCTTTCTGGGTGTTTTTTAACTCGTCGTAAGCCTTTTGCAATTCATGGTGGCTATTTTCCAGCGACTGGGTACGAGCCACGACTTTTTGTTCCAGTTTTTCATTCAGTTCTTTATTAATGGCGTGTTCTTGTTGCAGGTTATCGGCAAACGATTGTTGTGCCTGCCAGTCATCGGCATGCCGACGCTGCATCTCATTGATACTGTTAACGATGGCATCCAGTTCATCGGCGGAAGCTGGCGGGCGGCGTTCCAACGTAATCGGTTGTGGTGGCGCACTTACATCTAAATGTTGTAAAAAACCGGTGATCTTATGCAGATGACGGATCAGCTGATGGTAAAAAATCAGCAGGATAAAACAGGAAACCAGTAACGTTTTTAAGGTTTGCGTGATCAGAATAATCAGACTTTTTTGCCATAAACGTTGGTAGATAGGTTCTAGTGTCAAACTGACTTCCAGTTCACCAACGACATAACCTTCATACGAGAGCGGGAAGCGCTGTTTTAATACGTGCAGCCCGGATGTTTGTCCTACCCGCATCCGTTCCAGTAAATGGCTATCAATGCGTTCATACACAGTGGCTGCCTGCATATCCGGTAGTTGTTGCAGCCCTTTTAATTGCAGACTCAGTTGCTCGTTATCCATATTCCAGACGCTGGCCGCAATGGCGGTCAGGTGCGTGGATTCAATTTCAGTGAGACGGGATTTTGTTTCATTCATGCCTTGGCTGTAGTCCCAACCCAACTGCAGGAGGGTTGAGATCAAAGCCAGCACGGTGCTACAGGCCAGAATGTAGGTCAGCAGTCGTCTGGATAATTGATGAGAGGCAGAGAAACTCTGCAATAGGTGTTTCCAGTAGGTCAGCATGATCATTCCATTTGCTGGTGTTATCGGTTCACACACAACCGAATACCCAGACTGTTCATCCCGGGGACTTCTGATCCTTATTTTTAATCTTCAAGATATAGCATGTGGATGGGGAAAGAACCAAGTCCACTCCATCAAGGCATTATCTTCTCGTGCGTAAAGCCATGTTAAACCATAACAAGGGTTGATAAATTGATTTTCTGCCCGCATGTTAATAAGAATCAATATTCCGTTTTTGCGCCGTATTCTGAGGTAAGTGTCGATGAGCAACCCACTGTTATCCATGGATGGCTTGCCGCCGTTCAGCAAGATCAAACCAGAGCACGTACAGCCAGCTGTACAAGAGGCGATTGCGGAGGCCAAACAACGTATTGCGGATGTATTAAGTTCATCTGACAGTTTTACCTGGGACAATTTGGTCGCACCACTGGAAGAAACCGATGACCGTCTGGGTCGGATCTGGTCGCCAGTAAGTCACATGAATTCGGTCGTTAACAACGATGAATTGCGTGCAGCGTATGAAGCCTGCCTGCCGTTGTTATCGGAATACCAAACCTTTGTTGGGCAACATGCGGGCTTGTATCAGGCTTATCAGCAATTGGCCGACAGCAATGAATTCCGTCGTCTGAGCCAGGCGCAACAGCAGCAAGTGAGTAATACGCTGCGTGATTTCCGCTTGTCCGGTATCGCACTGGAAGAAGCACAACAACAGCGTTATGGCCAGATCGTGAGCCGCTTATCCGAACTGGCTTCGCAATTTAATAATCAGGTGATGGATGCCACACAAGGCTGGGTAAAACACATTACCGATGAAACCGCACTGGCGGGTTTACCCGATTCCGCGAAAGCGGCGGCGGCACAACAAGCACAAAGCCGTGAGCTGGAAGGCTGGTTGTTTACGCTGGATATTCCCTCTTACCTGCCGGTCATGATGTATGCCGATAGCCGGGCGTTACGTGAGGAAGCCTATACCGCCTTTACCACACGCGCATCCGATCAAGGGCCAAATGCGGGCAAATGGGACAACTCACCGCTGATTGAGGAAATTCTGGCGCTGCGCCATGAACTGGCGCAGTTACTGGGTTTTGCTAACTATGCCGAGCGTTCGCTGGCTACCAAAATGGCCCATTCTACCGAACAGGTGCTGACGTTTTTAGGTGATCTGGCCGCGCGCTCACGTCCGCAAGCCAAATCTGATCTGGCTGAGTTGCAGGCGTATGCCCAAACGGAACACGGTGTCAGCGAACTGGCAGCATGGGATATTGCCTATTACAGCGAAAAATTAAAGCAGCACCGTTACGCTATTTCAAATGAAGCGCTGCGCCCCTACTTTCCAGAACAGAAAGTCGTGCAAGGTTTGTTCGATGTGGTGAAACGTATTTTTGGCATTCGTATCAAACCACATCTGGCGGTAGAAACCTGGCATCCGGATGTCCGTTTTTACGACATTATTGATGCTGATGGTGAATTACGCGGCAGCTTCTATCTGGATCTATATGCCCGTGCGCACAAGCGCGGTGGTGCCTGGATGGATGATTGCATGGGGCGTCGTTATCGCCGTGATGGCCAGTTGCAGCATCCGGTAGCATATCTGACCTGTAACTTTAATGGTCCGGTGGATGGCAAACCAGCACTGTTCACCCATGATGAAGTGGTGACCTTATTCCACGAATTTGGTCATGGTTTACATCATATGCTGACCCAGATCGATGTCGCCGGTGTCGCCGGTATCAATGGTGTACCGTGGGATGCGGTGGAATTGCCAAGTCAGTTCCTAGAAAACTGGTGCTGGGAACCGGAAGCCTTGGCAGTGATTTCAGGTCACTACGAAACCGGGGAAGCCTTGCCGCAAAGTGAATTGGATAAACTGCTGGCGGCGAAAAATTTCCAGTCGGCGATGCAAATGCTGCGGCAGCTGGAGTTTGCACTGTTTGATTTTCGTCTGCACCGTGAATATGACCCGCAACAAGGTGGCCGGGTGCAGCAGATCCTGGATGATGTGCGCAGCCAAACTGCGGTGCTTATACCGCCGGCATTTAACCGCTTCCAGCATAGTTTCTCGCATATTTTTGGCGGTGGTTATGCGGCCGGTTATTACAGCTATAAATGGGCGGAAGTGTTATCGGCCGATGCGTTCTCACGTTTTGAAGAGGAAGGAATTTTTTAACCCGCAAACCGGGCGCGATTTTCTGCAATATATCTTGGAAAAAGGAGGCTCAGACGAACCAATGGCCTTGTTCAAAGCATTTCGGGGTCGTGAGCCGCGGGTTGATGCGCTGTTACGCCATTCCGGGATTCAATAAAATCTTTTTTCTGACTAAAAAAACGGCACATCGGTGCCGTTTTTTTTCAAAAGCATGACGCTCGGCACTAATTTGTGATCAAACCAGAGAATGCTTTGGCTTTCGTTTGCGCTTCGTTTTACTTACGTTTATCCTCAAAATTCATTTGAAACATAAATGACCTTAGTATGGATGCTTGTGTGGGTGGGATTTTGCGCCGAAGGTTATGGGGATGGTTAAATTGACTGCAGAGCAGCCGCAAAAACTGCAGACAAGCATAACGCCTGCGCGTGATTTCCAGGACTGGGAGCTGAATCACTTTCAGCAACACCAAGCTATCATCTGGCAACACCTCAATGATGCCGTTTTGATCTGTGACGACCGCATGCATGTGCTGACGGTTAATCCGGCCTTTGAGCGTATCACTGGTTTTACGCGTGCCGACGTGATCGGACAGAATGTCGAATTGTGGCGTTCGGGTCTGATGAATAAACGTTTTTATCGCCATTTAGCACAAACGTTGGAACAACAGGCGTTATGGCAAGGCGAGATCTGGAATCGTCGTAAAGATGGTACGCCATTCCCTGCATTTTTAACGGTCTGCAAACAGGTCGTCTCCGCCGTAACGACCGGTTATGTGGCTATTTTCCGTGATTTGAGTGCCCAGAAAGAAGCCGAAAGTCATGTGCATAACCATACCCATTATGATCTGCTGACTGAACTACCAAACCGCCAGTTATTTGCCCAAAGTCTCGGTCGGTTGTGTTCCTATGAAGATCCCTTTGCGCTGTTAGTGCTGGATCTGAACGA comes from the uncultured Tolumonas sp. genome and includes:
- a CDS encoding ATP-binding protein, which encodes MLTYWKHLLQSFSASHQLSRRLLTYILACSTVLALISTLLQLGWDYSQGMNETKSRLTEIESTHLTAIAASVWNMDNEQLSLQLKGLQQLPDMQAATVYERIDSHLLERMRVGQTSGLHVLKQRFPLSYEGYVVGELEVSLTLEPIYQRLWQKSLIILITQTLKTLLVSCFILLIFYHQLIRHLHKITGFLQHLDVSAPPQPITLERRPPASADELDAIVNSINEMQRRHADDWQAQQSFADNLQQEHAINKELNEKLEQKVVARTQSLENSHHELQKAYDELKNTQKALIESEKMASLGALVAGMAHELNTPLGISMTANRFLTSRLKDLVAAPLPESVTHGAWQGQLAAIQESTELMQQQTRKALDLLNNFQQIAITHSGQQPSRFNVAETLHQIIISQGHRLNQQHCHVSIQCEPTLEVQSYLSAFTRVCNHLIQNSLDHGFERCNRPRSITIQVSHEQGQVRLDYHDNGQGIDPEILPHIFEPFVTNRREQGFCGLGGYIIYNQVVQLLKGQIKCQSNSGNGVHFCIEIPQFI